The Thermanaerothrix sp. genome has a window encoding:
- a CDS encoding sulfurtransferase TusA family protein: MSSSATVDARGLSCPQPVLLTKKALDSSPELPITILVSTVTSRENVMRFCSSRGLSASWEETPDGDFRITAGS; this comes from the coding sequence ATGTCTTCCAGCGCAACCGTCGACGCCAGGGGGCTGTCCTGCCCCCAGCCGGTGCTTTTGACCAAGAAGGCCCTGGACTCCTCACCGGAGCTTCCCATAACCATCCTGGTGAGCACCGTGACATCCCGGGAGAACGTCATGCGGTTCTGCTCCTCCAGGGGTCTTTCGGCATCGTGGGAGGAAACCCCCGACGGAGACTTTAGGATAACCGCGGGCTCTTAA
- a CDS encoding methyl-accepting chemotaxis protein has product MERSPVPVTGGDRLDVVELLEVLAETDGLLRSFVREQRLSVRLASADSAGLLKELDDGRHSLDRACSDMESSQRRMMEVIRDVESLKATLERAVQEGDRSAELMGRATESLDRMNRSFEDVQGLVGSLAQVARDVADMLNGIERVAKQTNLLALNAAIEAARAGEHGKGFAVVADEVRKLAAESTGITKKIASLMEMLSKKTQETQEGIETFRELKEATVREILGGTRTLKDSMESLKSSSARLEDISKRVEEQGRIEAEVLRGSCAINAKIAETVEVSEAQARKREVLFSGLERYAREAKRTFERFLGFRSKVRREDVVTFGHDDSYAPWVYLSEGASKGISIERARKAAFGMSKGASFIGAPWDQVFPLLMEGKVDVILNAGWPNPYFNSFPVEATKPYGTFRTRVYASKVDGLGRPRDMGPLRDVKGKTVGVQRGGTGNLINILKSKGAKVVEFENDPLSFAEHMWNLVEMVACEEQVAKHLNQTLYDGLFEPVGEILETVEVVMLVHKDRLELLGALNSHI; this is encoded by the coding sequence ATGGAGAGATCGCCGGTTCCCGTGACCGGAGGGGATAGACTGGACGTCGTGGAGTTGCTGGAGGTTCTGGCGGAGACGGACGGCCTTTTAAGGTCCTTCGTAAGGGAGCAGCGTCTCTCGGTGCGGCTTGCCAGCGCGGACTCCGCGGGGCTTCTCAAGGAGCTTGACGATGGCAGGCACTCCCTGGACAGGGCCTGCTCGGACATGGAGTCCAGCCAAAGGCGCATGATGGAGGTCATAAGGGACGTGGAATCCCTCAAGGCCACCCTAGAGCGGGCGGTCCAGGAGGGGGACAGGAGCGCGGAGCTCATGGGAAGGGCCACGGAGTCTCTGGACCGGATGAACCGCTCATTCGAGGACGTACAGGGCCTCGTTGGATCCTTGGCCCAGGTGGCCCGGGACGTGGCGGACATGTTAAACGGCATAGAGCGGGTGGCGAAGCAGACCAACCTGTTGGCCTTGAACGCCGCCATAGAGGCCGCCAGGGCTGGGGAGCACGGCAAGGGCTTCGCGGTGGTGGCCGACGAGGTGCGGAAGCTAGCGGCGGAGAGCACCGGGATAACCAAGAAGATAGCCTCCCTGATGGAGATGCTGTCCAAGAAGACCCAGGAGACCCAGGAGGGGATAGAGACCTTCCGGGAGCTCAAGGAGGCCACGGTGAGGGAGATCTTGGGCGGCACCAGGACGCTTAAGGACTCCATGGAGAGCCTCAAGTCCTCCTCCGCCAGGTTGGAGGACATATCCAAGCGGGTGGAGGAACAGGGGCGCATAGAGGCGGAGGTGCTCAGGGGATCCTGCGCCATAAACGCCAAGATAGCGGAGACCGTGGAGGTCTCCGAGGCCCAGGCGAGGAAGCGGGAGGTCCTGTTCTCAGGCCTTGAGCGCTACGCCAGAGAAGCTAAGAGGACCTTCGAGCGGTTCCTGGGCTTCCGGTCCAAGGTGAGGCGGGAGGACGTCGTAACGTTCGGGCACGACGACTCCTATGCCCCGTGGGTATACCTGTCCGAAGGGGCCTCGAAGGGCATAAGCATAGAGAGGGCCAGGAAGGCCGCCTTTGGCATGTCAAAGGGGGCATCTTTCATAGGGGCCCCCTGGGACCAGGTCTTCCCGCTCCTCATGGAGGGCAAGGTGGACGTGATACTGAACGCCGGCTGGCCGAACCCCTACTTCAACAGCTTCCCCGTGGAGGCCACAAAGCCCTACGGGACCTTCAGGACCAGGGTGTACGCCTCCAAGGTAGACGGGCTTGGGAGGCCCAGGGACATGGGGCCCCTTAGGGACGTCAAGGGGAAGACCGTGGGGGTGCAGAGGGGTGGCACCGGGAACCTTATCAACATCTTAAAGTCCAAAGGAGCCAAGGTGGTGGAGTTCGAGAACGACCCCTTAAGCTTCGCGGAACACATGTGGAACCTGGTGGAGATGGTGGCCTGCGAGGAACAGGTGGCGAAGCACCTGAACCAGACCCTTTACGATGGGCTATTCGAACCGGTGGGAGAAATCCTCGAGACCGTGGAGGTGGTGATGCTGGTCCACAAGGACCGGCTGGAGCTCCTTGGCGCGTTGAACTCGCACATATAG
- the bioA gene encoding adenosylmethionine--8-amino-7-oxononanoate transaminase — MASLAERDLRVNWHPCTQMADHQEFLPLPVASAQGVWLHLQDGSRLLDGISSWWTNLFGHCHPRLAEALARQARRLDHCMFAGLTHPWAVELSENLTKLTGLDRVFYADNGSSAVETAMKMAYHYQVNRGRPERRLFAHLGGSYHGETLGALSVGDLGLYGKPYRAITQRNLRLHGPCCSDCPFGESRDRCSLGCLQRDLKTLKERASEVCAVIVEPLVQGAAGMRMYPKGYFEGLRRAALELDVLFIDDEIAMGFGRTGEFLAFQHCSLERPPDLLCLSKGITGGMMPFSAVLASEEVYRAFYGGGLGRAFLHSHSYCGNPLGCALALEVLCIFEEEDVLDRVRALGEVLGDAMARHFGGSSLVWDMRRMGLVGALDLRNPDGASLPGELRLGRLIGLECMRRGVLIRPLGDVIYFLPPYVIKEDEVELMVRTAAEAAFHVLSRYGMG; from the coding sequence TTGGCTTCCCTGGCTGAGCGGGACCTTAGGGTTAACTGGCACCCCTGCACCCAGATGGCGGACCACCAGGAGTTCCTGCCGCTGCCCGTGGCGTCCGCCCAGGGGGTATGGCTTCACCTGCAGGACGGTTCAAGGCTCCTGGACGGCATTTCCTCCTGGTGGACCAACCTGTTCGGCCACTGCCACCCCCGCCTTGCGGAGGCCCTTGCGAGGCAGGCCCGGCGGTTGGACCACTGCATGTTCGCGGGCCTCACCCACCCCTGGGCGGTGGAGCTGTCCGAGAATCTCACGAAGCTCACGGGGCTTGACCGGGTCTTTTACGCCGACAACGGCTCCTCCGCGGTGGAGACCGCCATGAAGATGGCCTACCACTACCAGGTCAACCGGGGACGGCCCGAAAGGCGGCTTTTCGCCCACCTTGGGGGCAGCTACCACGGGGAGACCCTGGGGGCCCTTTCGGTGGGGGACCTGGGGCTCTACGGGAAGCCCTACAGGGCCATCACCCAAAGAAACCTTAGGCTTCACGGGCCCTGCTGTTCCGATTGCCCCTTCGGCGAATCCCGGGACCGGTGCTCCCTGGGGTGCCTTCAAAGGGACCTTAAGACGTTGAAAGAGCGGGCTTCGGAGGTCTGCGCGGTCATAGTGGAGCCCCTGGTGCAAGGGGCCGCGGGCATGAGGATGTACCCCAAGGGCTATTTCGAGGGCCTAAGGAGAGCCGCCTTGGAACTGGACGTGCTCTTCATAGACGATGAGATCGCCATGGGTTTCGGCAGGACCGGGGAGTTCCTGGCCTTTCAGCACTGCAGTCTTGAGAGGCCCCCGGACCTTTTGTGCCTCTCCAAGGGCATAACCGGCGGCATGATGCCCTTCTCCGCCGTGCTGGCCTCCGAGGAGGTGTACCGGGCCTTCTACGGTGGAGGCCTTGGAAGGGCCTTTCTGCACAGCCACAGCTACTGCGGAAACCCCTTGGGCTGCGCCCTGGCCCTGGAGGTTCTATGCATCTTCGAGGAGGAGGACGTGCTTGACAGGGTAAGGGCCCTTGGGGAGGTCCTTGGGGACGCCATGGCGCGCCACTTCGGGGGGTCTTCATTGGTGTGGGACATGAGGCGGATGGGCCTTGTGGGGGCCTTGGACCTAAGGAACCCCGACGGCGCTTCCTTGCCGGGGGAGCTGCGGTTGGGCCGCCTCATAGGCCTGGAGTGCATGAGACGGGGGGTCCTCATAAGGCCCCTGGGGGACGTGATCTACTTCCTGCCCCCCTACGTAATCAAAGAGGACGAGGTGGAGTTGATGGTTAGGACCGCCGCGGAGGCGGCCTTCCACGTCCTTTCAAGGTACGGCATGGGATGA